A stretch of the Rhinoderma darwinii isolate aRhiDar2 chromosome 3, aRhiDar2.hap1, whole genome shotgun sequence genome encodes the following:
- the LOC142750698 gene encoding LOW QUALITY PROTEIN: olfactory receptor 11L1-like (The sequence of the model RefSeq protein was modified relative to this genomic sequence to represent the inferred CDS: substituted 1 base at 1 genomic stop codon) gives MCSTQNLCVSLSKKFIFLNMQHGNSSTVTEIVILGFQNLPNFNVCIFLILLIIYCVTVCGNLLIILVVSYSRSLHSPMYFLLTQLSISDILLSTAIVPNMLHIVMYEGSSMPFIGCLIQFYFFSATESLESLLLTVMSYDRYQAICNPLHYTSVMDLTFCIRAVLLCWVMIVAVILILSVTISHLQFCGPNIIDHFFCDLDPLLELSCSDTFMVKIADMILAVIFALCPFTVIMVSYVYIIFTILKIPSVTGRQKTFSTCSSHLAVVTLYXGSLIFIYLFASNESVKKILSLFYTVITPLFNPMIYSLNNRDIKQALRKLMRNISSVYYISWYMSGDSECFVYFVLPSSS, from the exons ATGTGCAGTACTCAAAATCTTTGTGTTTCTCTCAGTAAGAAGTTCATCTTTCTGAATATGCAGCACGGTAATTCCAGCACGGTGACTGAAATTGTGATCCTGGGATTTCAAAATTTACCAAATTTTAATGTTTGTATCTTTCTTATTCTTCTTATCATCTACTGTGTGACTGTATGTGGAAACCTCCTCATCATTCTAGTGGTGTCCTACAGCCGGTCGCTCCACTCTCCCATGTACTTCCTCCTCACACAACTCTCCATCTCAGATATTCTACTCTCCACCGCCATAGtacccaacatgctccatattgtGATGTATGAAGGAAGTTCTATGCCTTTTATCGGATGTTTgatccaattttattttttttcagccacAGAGTCATTAGAAAGTCTTCTCCTGACCGTCATGTCCTATGACAGGTACCAGGCCATCTGTAACCCTCTACATTACACCTCTGTCATGGACCTCACATTTTGTATAAGGGCCGTTCTCTTGTGTTGGGTGATGATTGTTGCTGTTATATTGATTCTCTCAGTAACAATAAGTCATTTACAGTTCTGTGGACCAAACATCATTGACCATTTTTTCTGTGATTTAGATCCTTTACTTGAACTTTCCTGCTCAGACACTTTTATGGTAAAAATAGCAGACATGATACTGGCCGTAATATTTGCACTTTGTCCATTTACTGTGATTATGGTCTCATATGTTTATATTATCTTCACCATACTGAAGATCCCATCTGTGACCGGAAGGCAGAAGaccttctccacctgtagctctCACCTGGCTGTGGTGACTTTATATTAAGGGTCActtatttttatctatttatttgcaaGTAATGAAAGCGTAAAGAAAATTCTCTCTCTGTTCTACACGGTTATAACTCCACTTTTTAACCCTATGATCTACAGTTTGAATAATAGAGATATTAAGCAGGCTCTTAGAAAGCTCATGAGAAATAT ATCCAGTGTCTACTATATATCATGGTATATGTCTGGGGATTCTGAATGTTTTGTGTATTTTGTACTGCCTAGTTCTTCTTAG
- the LOC142750700 gene encoding olfactory receptor 1468-like, with product MEENNITSVLLLGFPGLHSFTILFFLLILMIYCVTICGNLLVITLVSYSKNLHCPMYIFLTQLTMSDIILSSNIVPNMLHGVLNNGSSMSLSGCITQFFLFSSCDALECLLLTVMSYDRYLAICRPLHYNSLMTPLVCLMSVLLSWLIGFSLTIIETINISKLHFCRSNVIDHFFCDFDPILDLSCSNIMKFKTLVVVMCFFVIVCPFFIISISYAYIVHTVLKIQSITGRQKAFSTCGSHLTVVSIFYGALFSVYLTPRKGKSITLHKTLSLMYTVVTPLTNPVIYCLRNKDIKEAFRKVFF from the coding sequence ATGGAAGAGAACAACATAACCTCGGTTCTTCTCCTTGGGTTTCCAGGACTACATAGTTtcacaattttgttttttcttctaatTCTTATGATTTACTGTGTGACTATCTGCGGGAACCTCTTGGTCATCACCCTGGTGTCCTACAGCAAGAACCTCCACTGCCCCATGTACATCTTCCTGACCCAACTCACCATGTCAGACATCATCCTGTCCTCAAATATTGTCCCGAACATGCTTCATGGTGTCCTGAACAATGGATCCTCTATGTCTCTATCTGGATGTATTACAcagttctttttattttcttcttgcGATGCATTAGAATGTCTTCTATTGACCGTCATGTCTTATGACAGATATTTGGCGATATGTCGCCCACTACATTATAATTCCTTGATGACTCCTCTGGTTTGCCTCATGTCTGTTCTTTTATCTTGGCTCATTGGTTTTTCTCTAACAATAATTGAAACAATCAATATCTCCAAGCTTCACTTCTGCAGGTCAAACGTCATTGATCACTTCTTTTGTGACTTTGATCCTATTTTGGATCTATCTTGTTCTAATATAATGAAATTTAAGACATTAGTTGTAGTCATGTGCTTCTTTGTAATTGTTTGTCCATTCTTCATCATTTCCATTTCTTATGCATATATAGTCCATACAGTCCTCAAGATACAGTCCATCACAGGAAGACaaaaagccttctccacctgcgGTTCCCACTTAACTGTGGTGTCAATATTTTATGGGGCCCTATTTTCAGTTTATCTGACCCCAAGAAAGGGAAAATCTATTACTTTACATAAGACTCTGTCTCTCATGTACACTGTGGTGACTCCACTAACTAATCCTGTGATATACTGCTTGAGAAATAAAGACATCAAGGAAGCCTTCAGGAAGGTATTTTTTTGA